In Deltaproteobacteria bacterium, the genomic stretch TGCGATCGGCAAGCATCGGGTCGTACGTCATGTCTTCGCCTCGTTGCCCGAGGATAGGCGATCCTCGCGACGGCCTCGACAGTCGTCCATGGTGCCGAGGCCAGGGCGCGCGGTGGTGCCATCGCGCTGCGCCGCTCGACGCTTCGACAGGCGGCTGGCGAGGCAGTTGCACCGTCGACGCCCGTGCGCGTTCTGTCCCCTTCGCCGCGCGGCCTGGCCGCAGTCCTCCACGACCCCACGGTGTTCGCCCTCGTCCTGGCGGGAGTGCTCGCTTGCGGATCGGAGCCGGGCCAGATCGCCGCCGGCAGCAGCGGGAGCAGCAGCGCCACCGATTCGTCGACCTCGGCGGGCACGCCGGCCACCTCCGTCGACACGCTGACGTCCACGACCGACGGTGCGAGCACCGGACACGTCGACGGCACCAGCGGCGACGCCACGGCCACCGCCGGTGACGACGGCTCGAGCGGCGACGGCACCACCGGGGACGACGCGCCGATGTGCGGACCGGATCCACTACCGATGCCGTGCGACGACGCGGCCGCGCTCGGCCCCGACGACGGCTACGGCAACGAGGTCGAGATCGCGATCGATGTCCAGGCCATCGACAACCCCCACCCGACCGCGCCGGGCCCGATCCGCATCTATCGCCCGACGGGCGTCGACGACCCCCCGGTGCTGTTCTTCTCGCATGCGTTCGGAGCCACCACCCCCGTCCCGTACTACGACGAGACGCTGCGCCACCTCGCCGGGCGCGGCCTCGCTGTGGTGTACGTGCCGTATCCGCTGGTGCCCGACGTCGACGACGACAATCTCGATCGCTACGAGTGCCTGTGGACCGGCTTCGCGACCGCCGCGACCGCATTCGCCGACAGCCTCGATCTCACGCGTGTCGGCTTCGTGGGCCACTCGTTCGGTGGCGGCGCGACGCCCGAGATGGCCCGGCGTGCGTTCGTCGAGCAGGGCTGGGGTGCGCAGGGGCGCTTCATGTTCATCATGGCGCCCTGGTACTCGTGGGGCGAAGATTACGACACGCTGCCCGACGACGTGCGCACCGTCGTCCAGGTCTACGCGGACGACGAGGCCAACGATCACCAGATCGCAGTCGACGACATCTGGAACCGGTTGCCGGCCGGCATGGAGAAGGCGTGGCTGATGGTGCGAACCGACGTCTGCGATGGCTGCGGTCTGTCGGCGCCGCACGGCGTGCCGATGACCGGCACGGGCCCGGCGATGAACGACCAGGCGGTGTTGAATGCGGTCGATCGTTGGGCGGTGTGGCGCCGCATCGATGCGCTCGCAACCTATGCCTTCGAGGGCGATCCGAGCGCGCGCGCGATCGCGTACGGCGAGGACGACGAGATGGGCCACTGGGTCGGCTGTGGCGGTCGCGCGGTGCGGGCGCTCGAGCACAGCACCGACACCCCGATCCTCGCCAGCTGCGTCGCGCCGCTGTTCACCGCCGCGGCGCGCTGCGAGAACGCAGACCCCAGCTACCCGGGTTGCCCGTAGCAGCCCGTCACGCCGCGTAGAGACGACGGATGATCCACTCGAACAATGCCGCGGGCAGCCAGGGTCGCAGCCACACCGCCGCGCGCTGGATGAAGGGGCCGACGGTGTAGTGGAACCGCGGTGCGCTCGCGTCGAGGATCGCGAGCACGCACTCGCCGACGGCCTCGGGCGTGGCGGCGTTGCGCTCGTCGCGGGCCATCACCGCGACCGCGGCGCTGCAGCGCCCGTGGTAGGCCGAGTCCGCAGTGCTGGCCGCGGTCATCCGGCGCGCGGTCGTGAAGCCGGTGCGGAAGTCGCCGGGTGCAACGACGCTCACGTGGACGCCGTGGGCGACCAGCTCGTGGCGCAGCGCCTCGCTCAGGCTGTCGAGCGCGGCCTTGCTGGCGCTGTACAGGCCCTGGAACGGGATCGCGATGCG encodes the following:
- a CDS encoding SDR family oxidoreductase; protein product: MSDSRVVLVTGASSGIGRAIAVRLAARGDTVFGGSRAGRECGPGVTPVAIDVDDERQVAAAISSIVAQAGRIDAVVNNAGFGLAGAVEDTTVDEARAQFETNLFGVMRVCRAVLPLMRAQGRGRIVNVSSIAGRIAIPFQGLYSASKAALDSLSEALRHELVAHGVHVSVVAPGDFRTGFTTARRMTAASTADSAYHGRCSAAVAVMARDERNAATPEAVGECVLAILDASAPRFHYTVGPFIQRAAVWLRPWLPAALFEWIIRRLYAA